A single genomic interval of Polaribacter vadi harbors:
- a CDS encoding XdhC family protein yields the protein MMYEFKEIINQAVINQQKGLKNVLASVVYLEGSSYRKPGVKMLISEDLNSVGAVSGGCVEKEIIHRAKTVFKDNQPKIITYDGRYRLGCEGILYILIEPFFISDDFLKSFLNANTKREALKIDSFFTKEDEAFGNFGSFVTFENQQQFTFSDSFNHQQKNDVAIFTQILKPAFKLIIIGGEHDAVKLCKIAANLGWEIEVITSAKDSKELKDFPGANSVLGDSPETIQFKDIEENCAIVIMNHSYVQDLKYVVKLAEYKPKYIGIIGSPKKRERLFNELFEFAPETTEEFLDCIYSPAGLHIGAKTPEEIAVSIIAEILSVTNQKEPFSLRKINGKIHSQQ from the coding sequence ATGATGTACGAATTTAAAGAAATAATAAATCAAGCAGTTATCAATCAACAAAAAGGATTGAAAAACGTGCTGGCCTCTGTCGTTTATTTAGAAGGTTCATCTTACAGAAAACCTGGAGTTAAAATGCTCATTTCTGAAGATTTAAATTCTGTGGGTGCAGTTTCTGGTGGTTGTGTAGAAAAAGAAATTATACACAGAGCAAAAACTGTTTTTAAAGATAATCAACCAAAAATTATTACTTATGATGGTAGATACAGATTAGGTTGTGAAGGTATTCTCTATATTTTAATTGAACCTTTTTTTATTTCTGATGATTTTTTAAAATCTTTTTTAAATGCAAATACAAAAAGAGAAGCTTTAAAAATTGATAGTTTTTTTACAAAAGAAGATGAAGCTTTTGGCAATTTTGGTTCTTTTGTAACCTTTGAGAATCAGCAACAATTTACTTTTTCTGATTCTTTTAATCATCAACAAAAAAATGATGTCGCAATTTTTACACAAATTTTAAAACCTGCTTTCAAGTTAATTATTATTGGTGGCGAACATGATGCTGTAAAACTGTGTAAAATCGCTGCTAATTTAGGGTGGGAAATAGAGGTAATTACCTCTGCAAAAGACTCAAAGGAGCTTAAAGATTTTCCTGGCGCAAATTCGGTTCTTGGAGATTCTCCAGAAACGATTCAATTTAAAGATATTGAAGAAAATTGTGCCATTGTAATTATGAATCATAGTTATGTGCAAGATTTGAAATACGTGGTAAAATTAGCTGAATACAAACCGAAATATATAGGAATTATTGGATCACCAAAAAAGAGAGAACGCTTGTTTAATGAGCTTTTTGAGTTTGCTCCAGAAACAACTGAAGAATTTTTAGACTGTATTTATTCACCTGCAGGTTTGCACATTGGAGCAAAAACGCCAGAAGAAATCGCTGTTTCAATTATTGCAGAAATTTTGTCTGTCACCAACCAAAAAGAACCTTTTTCTTTGAGAAAAATTAATGGTAAAATTCATTCACAACAATAG
- a CDS encoding nucleotidyltransferase family protein codes for MKNIAVLVLAAGKSSRMKSIKQLEKINQKTLLDITLEKIKSIFPEYIFCVLGANADKIKQEISTKNINFINNKNFETGLSSSIIAGIHHFKNNNLHFDSVFILLADQPAIDVDYLKSMIFLSEENNHKIIASKYGNKFGVPAIIPKKYFNDLILIEADKGAKEFINHHKNDVLCSESSTNLLDIDTKEDLNNYKKSISK; via the coding sequence ATGAAAAACATTGCTGTTTTAGTATTAGCTGCTGGCAAATCTTCTCGAATGAAAAGCATTAAACAGTTAGAGAAAATAAATCAAAAAACACTTTTAGACATCACTTTAGAGAAAATAAAAAGTATATTTCCTGAGTACATTTTTTGTGTTTTAGGTGCAAATGCTGATAAAATAAAACAAGAAATTTCTACAAAGAATATCAATTTTATCAACAATAAAAATTTTGAAACAGGTTTAAGTTCCAGTATTATTGCAGGAATTCATCACTTTAAAAATAATAATTTACATTTTGACAGCGTTTTTATCCTGCTTGCAGATCAACCAGCAATTGATGTTGATTATTTAAAATCGATGATTTTTTTATCCGAAGAAAATAACCATAAAATTATTGCCTCTAAGTATGGAAACAAATTTGGAGTACCTGCAATTATCCCAAAAAAATATTTTAATGATTTAATTTTGATTGAGGCAGATAAAGGTGCAAAAGAGTTCATTAATCATCATAAAAATGATGTTCTTTGCTCAGAATCATCCACAAATTTATTAGATATAGATACGAAAGAAGATTTGAATAATTATAAAAAATCAATTTCGAAATAG
- a CDS encoding metallophosphoesterase produces MKTLKYFIYISIVVLLISACATIKMQVTEGQNFVPRTDSSNVIHSFYLIGDAGNSDLYRRDSALSYLSQEIANAKKNSTLIYLGDNVYQRGIPEENSKEYELASHRLKVQTDIGKKFPGNTLVIPGNHDWYSGLKGLKRQEKLVEDALGKKSFEPDNGCPLEKIEINEDINIIVVDTHWFVTDWDNHPGINDECEIKTREKFFEELEGMIKKSQGKTTILALHHPMFTNGPHGGYYSFKSHMKPLPIIGSAINILRKTAGALDVDQQNEKYNTLRKRVISLAQQNEKIIFVSGHEHSIQYIVQDNIPQIVSGSGSKLTATKNVNGGKFSYGTQGFARLDVYKDGSSTVHFYTAKDRKIVYEANVFKKDSIIEYTDFPNAKLSEKEASIYTDQEVTKGKFYNLLWGKRYRKYFGQKVNASTVNLDTLHGGLKPVRRGGGHQSKTLRLEDKEGREFTMRALRKNAVQYLQAVAFKEQYVEGQFNKTYTESLLLDVFTGSHPYAPFTIGDLADAIDVYHSNPVLYYVPKQIGLGEFNADYGDELYMIEERTADGHGNQKSFGYANEIISTDDLRKNLKKDEKYSIDEESYIRARLFDMLIGDWDRHQDQWRWAEFKKDDKVVYRPVPRDRDQAFSIFSDGILLNIFTRLIPDLRGMRSYKEDIEKPRWFNLSGYPLDMTLIHNSDKKVWDAQVAIIQSQITDEIIDGAFAKFPKEVNDETIEDIKRKLKGRKKNLQKISDKYFAYLNNFQVIKGTNKDDWFDIERFENGDTKISVYRIKDGEKADIMLQRTYKYNLTKNIWLYGLDDDDVFTLNGNAGRKTINLKIVGGLNNDVYEINETKKVKVYDYKSKKSTFKTPNVNKKLTDDYSTNIYDYKKIRSFKNSLSPAIGYNPDDGIKLGVKNTFLVNSFERNPFTRKHVLSAFYYFATNGFELAYDGEFANVIKKWNLGFEGKYTSANFAQNFFGFGNNSVNLEADELENRDFNRVKIEQVIGGTYLKWRGDLGAEFKVGAKYQNYNVDRTADRFLETQYAAGNRIFERQQFINTEASYSYQHSDNPAFPTLGIQFLAKAGFTGNIKENRDFSYAESSLSITHKLIPSGKLVLASKINGQFIFDDEFEFYQASSIGGNNGMRAYRNERFTGKNAFYHSSDIRWNLRSVKTNLLPTNIGLFGGFDYGKVWGTPDSLTAFPNDTGQPRTSYGGGIFINAADILAGNIGVFTGDDGARITFTLGFDF; encoded by the coding sequence ATGAAAACACTCAAATATTTTATATATATTTCTATTGTAGTTTTATTGATTTCTGCTTGTGCAACAATAAAAATGCAGGTAACAGAAGGTCAAAATTTTGTTCCAAGAACAGATTCTTCTAATGTAATTCACTCTTTTTATTTAATTGGTGATGCTGGAAATTCTGATTTATATAGAAGAGATTCTGCTTTGTCTTACTTAAGTCAAGAAATTGCAAACGCAAAAAAGAATTCGACTTTAATTTATTTGGGTGATAATGTATATCAGAGAGGAATTCCAGAGGAAAACTCTAAAGAATACGAATTGGCTAGTCATCGTTTAAAAGTTCAAACTGATATTGGTAAAAAATTTCCTGGTAACACTTTGGTAATTCCTGGAAATCATGATTGGTATAGTGGTTTAAAAGGTTTAAAAAGACAAGAAAAGTTAGTTGAGGATGCTTTAGGTAAAAAAAGTTTTGAGCCAGATAATGGTTGCCCTTTAGAGAAAATTGAAATAAATGAAGATATTAATATTATTGTTGTAGATACCCATTGGTTTGTTACAGATTGGGATAATCACCCAGGAATAAATGACGAATGTGAGATAAAAACACGTGAAAAATTCTTTGAAGAATTAGAAGGGATGATCAAAAAATCTCAAGGCAAAACAACAATTTTAGCTTTGCATCATCCTATGTTTACAAATGGTCCTCATGGAGGTTATTATTCTTTTAAAAGCCACATGAAACCTTTGCCAATTATAGGAAGTGCTATAAATATTCTTCGTAAAACTGCTGGTGCTTTAGATGTAGATCAACAAAATGAAAAATACAATACCTTAAGAAAACGCGTTATTAGTTTGGCGCAACAAAATGAAAAGATAATTTTTGTTTCTGGTCATGAACATAGTATTCAATACATAGTTCAAGATAATATACCTCAAATTGTAAGTGGATCTGGCTCTAAATTAACAGCAACAAAAAATGTAAATGGTGGTAAATTTTCTTACGGAACACAAGGTTTTGCAAGGTTAGATGTTTATAAAGATGGTTCTTCTACTGTGCATTTTTATACAGCTAAAGATCGTAAAATTGTCTATGAGGCAAATGTGTTTAAAAAAGATAGTATCATAGAATATACCGATTTTCCGAATGCCAAATTATCTGAAAAAGAAGCCTCAATTTATACAGATCAAGAAGTTACAAAAGGAAAATTTTATAATTTACTTTGGGGAAAAAGATACCGAAAATATTTTGGTCAAAAAGTAAATGCATCTACTGTAAATTTAGATACTTTACATGGTGGTTTAAAACCTGTTAGAAGAGGTGGAGGTCATCAATCTAAAACTTTACGATTAGAAGACAAAGAAGGTCGAGAATTTACAATGAGAGCTTTACGAAAAAACGCTGTGCAATATTTGCAAGCTGTTGCTTTTAAAGAACAATATGTAGAAGGGCAATTTAATAAAACATATACAGAAAGTTTATTGTTAGACGTTTTTACGGGTTCACATCCTTATGCGCCTTTTACAATAGGAGATTTAGCAGATGCTATTGATGTTTATCATTCAAATCCTGTTTTATATTATGTACCAAAACAAATAGGTTTAGGTGAGTTTAATGCAGATTATGGTGATGAATTGTATATGATTGAAGAACGAACTGCAGATGGTCATGGAAATCAAAAAAGTTTTGGGTATGCTAATGAAATTATCAGTACAGACGATTTAAGAAAAAACTTAAAAAAAGACGAAAAATATAGTATTGACGAAGAATCTTACATAAGAGCTCGTTTGTTTGACATGCTAATAGGAGATTGGGACAGACATCAAGATCAGTGGAGATGGGCTGAGTTTAAAAAAGATGATAAAGTAGTTTACAGACCTGTACCAAGAGATAGAGATCAAGCATTTTCTATTTTTTCTGATGGGATTTTACTAAATATTTTTACACGATTAATACCTGATTTAAGAGGTATGAGATCTTACAAAGAAGACATCGAAAAACCAAGATGGTTTAATTTATCTGGCTATCCTTTAGATATGACTTTGATTCATAATTCTGATAAAAAAGTTTGGGATGCACAAGTTGCTATTATACAAAGCCAAATTACAGATGAGATTATTGATGGTGCTTTTGCAAAATTTCCAAAAGAAGTTAATGATGAAACCATCGAAGATATTAAAAGAAAACTGAAAGGTAGAAAAAAGAATCTTCAAAAAATATCAGATAAATACTTTGCTTATTTAAACAACTTTCAAGTGATAAAAGGAACCAACAAAGATGATTGGTTTGATATTGAGCGATTTGAAAATGGAGATACTAAAATATCAGTTTACAGAATAAAAGATGGAGAAAAAGCAGATATCATGCTTCAAAGAACCTATAAATATAATCTTACTAAAAATATTTGGTTGTATGGTTTAGATGATGATGATGTATTTACCCTAAATGGAAATGCTGGTAGAAAAACAATAAATTTAAAAATTGTTGGTGGTTTAAATAATGATGTTTATGAAATTAATGAAACTAAAAAAGTAAAAGTTTACGACTATAAATCTAAGAAAAGTACTTTTAAGACACCAAATGTAAATAAAAAACTTACAGACGATTATTCCACAAATATCTACGATTATAAAAAAATTAGAAGCTTTAAAAACTCTCTTTCTCCTGCAATAGGTTATAATCCAGATGATGGGATAAAATTAGGCGTAAAAAATACATTTCTCGTAAATAGTTTCGAGAGAAACCCTTTTACAAGAAAACATGTATTGTCTGCATTTTACTATTTTGCTACCAATGGTTTTGAGCTTGCATATGATGGCGAATTTGCAAACGTTATTAAAAAATGGAATTTAGGTTTTGAAGGAAAATATACAAGCGCAAATTTTGCACAAAATTTCTTCGGATTTGGAAATAACTCCGTTAATTTAGAAGCAGACGAATTAGAAAACAGAGATTTTAACAGAGTTAAAATAGAGCAAGTAATTGGAGGAACGTATTTAAAATGGAGAGGAGATTTAGGTGCTGAATTTAAAGTTGGAGCAAAATATCAAAACTATAATGTAGATAGAACAGCTGATAGATTTTTAGAAACGCAATATGCAGCAGGTAATAGAATTTTTGAAAGACAACAATTTATTAATACAGAAGCCAGTTATTCTTATCAACATTCAGACAATCCTGCTTTTCCAACTTTAGGAATTCAATTTTTAGCAAAAGCTGGTTTTACAGGCAACATAAAAGAAAATAGAGATTTTTCTTACGCAGAATCTTCATTATCAATTACACACAAATTAATACCAAGTGGAAAGTTAGTTTTAGCATCAAAAATTAATGGTCAATTTATTTTTGATGATGAATTTGAGTTTTATCAAGCATCAAGTATTGGTGGTAATAATGGAATGCGTGCTTATAGAAATGAACGTTTTACAGGCAAAAATGCTTTTTATCATTCTTCTGATATTCGTTGGAATTTAAGAAGCGTAAAAACAAATCTATTACCTACTAACATTGGTCTTTTTGGTGGTTTTGATTATGGTAAAGTTTGGGGAACTCCAGATAGCTTAACTGCTTTCCCAAATGATACTGGACAACCAAGAACTTCTTATGGAGGTGGTATTTTTATAAATGCAGCAGATATTCTTGCTGGAAATATTGGTGTTTTTACTGGTGATGATGGTGCACGTATAACTTTTACTTTAGGGTTTGATTTTTAA
- a CDS encoding DUF423 domain-containing protein, whose amino-acid sequence MSQLALIFGSLFGGLAIILGAFGAHLLKKKLTSEQLQSFETGVKYQMYHAIVLLLLGFHLDISATINAYIVYSFIIGTILFSFSIYGLVLSSANNKKLKFLGPITPLGGLFLVAGWVLLLFKFLI is encoded by the coding sequence ATGAGTCAATTAGCGTTAATTTTTGGAAGTCTTTTTGGTGGTTTAGCAATAATTTTAGGTGCTTTTGGAGCACATTTATTAAAGAAGAAACTCACCTCAGAGCAATTACAAAGTTTTGAAACTGGTGTAAAATACCAAATGTATCATGCAATTGTATTGCTTCTTTTAGGCTTTCATTTAGATATTTCTGCAACTATAAATGCCTATATAGTTTATAGTTTTATAATTGGTACAATTTTATTTTCGTTTTCTATTTATGGCTTGGTCTTATCATCAGCAAATAATAAGAAATTGAAGTTTTTAGGGCCAATAACACCACTTGGTGGTTTGTTTTTAGTTGCAGGTTGGGTGTTGTTGCTTTTTAAATTTTTGATTTAA